A genomic stretch from Photobacterium atrarenae includes:
- a CDS encoding BMC domain-containing protein — MSDALGLIETKGLVACIEAADAMCKAANVDLIGYENVGSGLVTAMVRGDVGAVKAAVDSGVESAQRVGEVVTSLVIARPHSDIEKIVSQYTVTE; from the coding sequence ATGAGTGATGCTTTAGGGCTGATTGAGACTAAGGGACTGGTTGCTTGTATCGAGGCCGCTGATGCGATGTGCAAAGCCGCCAACGTTGATTTGATTGGTTATGAAAATGTCGGCTCTGGTCTGGTCACGGCCATGGTACGTGGTGATGTCGGTGCGGTGAAGGCGGCGGTGGACTCTGGCGTGGAATCGGCGCAGCGCGTCGGTGAGGTTGTCACGTCACTGGTGATTGCCCGTCCGCACAGTGACATCGAAAAAATCGTTTCTCAGTACACCGTGACTGAATAA
- a CDS encoding BMC domain-containing protein gives MGDALGLIETKGLVACVEAADAMCKAANVELIGYENVGSGLVTAMVKGDVGAVKAAVDSGVESAQRVGEVVTSLVIARPHNDINKIVIKHKA, from the coding sequence ATGGGTGATGCATTAGGTTTGATTGAAACAAAAGGGCTGGTTGCCTGTGTCGAAGCGGCAGATGCGATGTGTAAAGCCGCTAATGTCGAACTGATTGGCTATGAGAACGTCGGTTCCGGCTTAGTGACAGCGATGGTGAAAGGGGATGTCGGCGCAGTGAAAGCCGCTGTCGATTCGGGCGTGGAGTCGGCGCAGCGTGTGGGTGAAGTGGTGACTTCATTGGTGATTGCTCGTCCGCATAACGATATCAACAAAATCGTTATTAAACATAAAGCATAA